Proteins encoded together in one Acipenser ruthenus chromosome 22, fAciRut3.2 maternal haplotype, whole genome shotgun sequence window:
- the LOC117431813 gene encoding protein FAM53C-like, producing the protein MVTLITEQLQKQSLDDPKCRAFNLSLSVPDHSSTGVCCNPFKPENGSWSILNPSPKSDLHDSMGFNAVSHTTGYSFGTSSYSSSNNSGHSLQRFHVPSTSVTDLSAANQESSSTPPAPPTKRHCRSLSVPEDLSRCRSIWRPSGSKIWTPVKRRCNSGGGGSSCQHQGVQRPSSLRLQKVKSASLHSVKTSSPTFFSLALSPESPIPWTFSPSSGFGDYCSSGLPLHSDSEPCFFPFPPSFSSCSQRRFSLSPVHIQEAAHFLPPSASSTPSSTPELGRRASGLLPRSQSQPCDLDHRKAGLKRRRDQEVRWSRPVLDFFKMNQTRNCTTPIYLEIERESCSDPRKLASCEDPFADLVTDMCPEVLTTVQYCPSSGAIGTLSESEEEEESKNEAEEEQTIFQRDITELDLNLIEEN; encoded by the exons ATGGTAACCCTCATCACCGAACAGCTGCAGAAGCAAAGTCTGGACGACCCCAAATGCAGGGCTTTTAATCTCAGCCTG TCAGTGCCTGATCATTCCAGCACAGGAGTCTGCTGCAACCCATTTAAACCAG agaacgGTAGTTGGAGCATATTGAACCCTTCACCCAAGTCCGACCTCCATGACAGCATGGGTTTCAATGCAGTTAGTCACACAACTGGCTACAGCTTTGGCACCAGCAGCTACAGCAGTAGCAACAACAGCGGGCATTCCCTACAGAGATTCCATGTGCCCAGCACCTCCGTCACAGACCTGTCTGCTGCCAACCAGGAGAGCTCCAGCACTCCTCCTGCGCCCCCCACTAAACGGCACTGCCGCTCGCTGTCTGTACCCGAGGACCTGTCCCGCTGCAGATCCATCTGGCGACCCAGTGGCTCCAAAATCTGGACCCCCGTCAAGCGCAGGTGCAACAGTGGCGGGGGCGGTAGCAGCTGCCAGCACCAAGGGGTCCAGCGCCCATCTAGCCTGCGACTCCAAAAGGTCAAGAGTGCCTCCCTGCACTCCGTCAAAACCAGCAGCCCAACTTTCTTTAGCCTGGCCCTGTCCCCAGAATCACCCATCCCCTGGACCTTCTCCCCAAGCAGCGGCTTCGGGGACTACTGCTCCTCCGGGCTTCCACTCCACTCGGATTCGGAACCCTGCTTCTTTCccttccctccttccttctcaTCTTGCTCTCAGCGGAGGTTCTCTCTGTCGCCTGTCCACATCCAGGAGGCAGCCCATTTCCTTCCCCCATCGGCCAGCAGCACACCCTCCTCCACCCCAGAGCTGGGACGCCGTGCCTCGGGCCTTCTCCCCCGCAGCCAGTCCCAGCCTTGTGATCTCGACCACCGCAAGGCTGGCCTCAAGCGCCGCCGTGACCAGGAGGTGCGATGGAGTCGGCCAGTGCTTGACTTCTTCAAGATGAACCAG ACACGGAATTGTACCACCCCAATTTATTTAGAAATCGAGCGAGAGAGTTGCAGTGACCCTCGGAAGCTTGCTTCCTGTGAGGATCCCTTTGCCGACCTGGTGACAGACATGTGTCCGGAGGTCCTAACAACTGTGCAGTACTGTCCCAGCAGTGGTGCCATCGGGACTCTGAgcgagagtgaagaggaggaggagtcaAAGAACGAGGCTGAGGAAGAACAGACCATCTTTCAGAGAGACATTACAGAACTGGATTTAAATCTTATTGAGGAAAACTGA